The DNA sequence ggggaagagatgaatGAGGGAGGAGCGTTCCATCTTGATCTAGCTCTAGCCAGTTGATCTTGCTTTGGTTGCTCGGAGAGTCAAATTGATTCGACGCTTGCTGTATCTCTTGTCCATGGCCTATGGGAAGCTCACATATGCTGTATCAAAACTTGTATTCTAGCTCTAGCGTTACTGTATTGGATTCCATATTGTATCCACTATGTTACAACCTCATCGGGTTCCAATAATTCTTCCTtaggtacggagtactccgtatctaCTAGTGATACGAGATAGTACAGCGTCGCTTATCTGCGGCATAGAGGTCGCGTGGTGCCTTTTAGCGCTTCAATTATTAAATTGTTAGGTAAACGTCCCCTCCCAACCAGCAAATCGTGTCACTTCGATTTTCTTCCGCACGCACCCAAATGCCCCTCCTCCGTCGCGTCGCAACGTCACTGAGGGAATATAAGCCTAGTTTATCTTCCTCGGTTTCCACTAAAAAATATTGGACACCATATCTCCCATTCTTAGGGACGCCTTACTTATCCTGTCGCCGCTCTTTTTACGGACATATCAGTGATAAAAAAATGGCACCACAGCTGGAACCATTTTTCAAACAGTAAGTTTCCTTCGTTGATTCtctattgttttgttgtctctctctctttctccattatcatccttcttcagtcCCCAAAGAATGGACATAAGTTAAAGGCCTGGTGCCTCATCTGTCTAGGGTTGACGGCCTTGCCGAATCTTTCATCGAGCGTAAGTCGAGTGCTACCTTTTTCTATCTACACATACAGCACGCTGACAGAACTCAAGGTCTGCGAAAGGCTGTTGCGATCCCTTCTGTTTCTGCACAGGATGAGAACAGAAAAGACGTTTTCAGAGTACGTGAGGCTCTATTACCCCTTATGAATGGAATTGACCCATAACCTTTCCTTATAAAGATGGCTCAGTTTCTGGCCTCGGAGTTGGAGGCTCTTGGCGCTGAGGTGCATCAAAGGCCGCTGGGAAAACAACCTGGGAAGGAACACCTTGACCTACCCCCAGTTGTCATCGCTCGGTATGGCAATGATAAAAACAAGCGAACCATACTGGTTTACGGCCATTATGATGTCCAGCCAGCATTGAAGGAAGACGGATGGGCCACCGAGCCTTTTCAATTGACGGTTGACAACCAAGGAAGGATGTACGGCCGTGGAAGTACAGACGACAAAGGTCCCGTCTTGGGATGGTTGAACGTGATCGAAGCCCACAGGAAAGCTGGTGTTGAGCTGCCAGTCAACCTtctttgctgctttgagGGCATGGAGGAGTATGGCTCGGAAGGGTTGGAGGAATTTATTCAAGCTGAGAGCAAAGGCTTTTTCAAGGATGCGGATGCCGTCTGCATATCAGATAATTATTGGCTTGGAACAGAGAAACCCTGCCTTACCTATGGCCTGCGAGGCTGCAACTATTACTCTGTCGGTGTCACAGGGCCCGCTCAGGATCTTCATAGCGGAGTTTTCGGTGGGTCTGCCCATGAGCCTATGACAGATTTGGTCCATGTGATGTCTAAACTTGTCGATACTCATGGCAACATCTTGATACCCGGCATCATGGACCTTGTTGAGCCATtgacagaggaagaaaaagccctcTATCCCAATATCAGCTACACAATGGACGACCTCCATCAATCCCTGGGAAGCAAAACCAGCATTCACccaacgaaagaaagaacgcTCATGGCTAGATGGAGGTATCCATCTTTGTCCCTTCATGGCATCGAAGGCGCATATTCGGCGCCTGGCGCCAAAACAGTTATACCGGCGAAGGTCATTGGTAAATTCTCGATTCGGACTGTTCCCAACATGGAAAGCGAAGATGTGAATAAACTCGTCTTTGATTACATAAAGGCAGAATTTGCGAAGCTGAACAGCAAAAATACTTTGGATGTGTGGCTGCAGCATGATGGAAAATGGTGGGTTGCTAGTCCAAAACACTGGAACTTCACTGCCGCAGGCAAGGCGGTGAAGCAGGTATTTGGTGTTGAGCCAGATATGACACGTGAAGGTGGCAGGTATGTTTTCTAGCAAGTTCTCGAGGCTACACCATGACTAAAGCTAACGCAAACAGCATTCCTGTCACCCTGAGCTTCGAGCAAGCGACAGGCAAGAACGTTTTGCTTTTGCCGATGGGTAGCTCAACTGATGCTGCCCATTCTATCAACGAGAAGCTTGATAAGAGGAACTACATCGAGGGGGTAAAATTGCTTGGTGCTTATCTCCACTATGTTGCAGAAGAGCCCATGGTGGCGGCATAGTTGTAATTCAGCAGCTCTTTCTTATAAACGACTCAGTCAACTATTATTGATCATAGCGTCTATACTTCAATATGTGGTTTTGTTTCACTGTTCATTATGTCAATAGCCCGTGAAGCGAATCATAAAAGAGGAAAATTTAAAGTGATATGAATATTTCgatgtactgtacaaagATTCTTCCACTTTTTTTACTCGCTCTCCGCCCCTGATGagctacggagtatagatATAGTACCTTCGTCAAGCATCTTCTCTAAGACATTCCCTAAACAACCCGAGACGTCACCAAAGCATCTTACTAGGTACCCAGTATATCTATGGAAGATGACCACTCACTGACTAGTGTTTAGTAAGTTGTTCTAGGGGATATGGAACTTGGAGTATGCTTGTAGAATATCGTGTATTGATCATTtgatgtacggagtaagtacTTCTGTACCTACAGGCCTTAAGGCGGTGAGAGCTCGGCATTGGCAGATGGAATTACCGACTCTCAAATTACCGTCTCCTGTAATTGCTCCGTATCGAGGTCTTGCTGACCCCCACTTTAATGGATACAACAcagtgtacggagtacggagtacacgaTCCATATTACGCAGAGTAAGCTATCACGAAAACCCAATTCGGGTCATTCACGCGACTCAATACGCGTTTCAAGCTTATCAGAGTATAGGGTAAGTATAACCTACATTCGCATCCAATGGGTTTTTATTTGACCTTGATCGGAAGGCCGCTAGATCCTGTGTAGTGGCTCTTGATTCACTTTTGTTGCCATTATTGTTACTTCTAGTATGAATAATTACTGTTCATTTGTATGACCCGGTCGCATTCCACCGATGTCATCGTTAAAGCGCCCGCAGAGACCCTTGGAGCAGGGTGAATGGGATGAAGGAGACGATAACAGGTTAAGCTCATCGTCCAGCGCTTGTCATTTGGTGTGTTTTCTTCGTGCCTCGTCTCTTATACAAACTAACACACACCGGAAGCGCAAACGTATTCGCACGTCCAAATCACCAGCTTCGTACGAAGGCACTGGAGTAAGCGACAGTGAGAGTGAAGGAAGAATTCATCATTCTATCACCCAGGCTTTAGAATATGATGAGGACGAGCTGGAATTACGTGCAACGCAATTAATCCAGGAGAAGTACTCTTTCGCTGGCGACGAACCCAACGTTCCTGCTGAACATGGCATTCTTGAGCGTGTTGAATGCTACAACTTTATGTGTCATGACCACTTCTATGTCGAACTGGGACCATTGATTAACTTTATAGTCGGGAAGAATGGCAGCGGCAAGAGCGCAGTGCTAACAGCTATAACTCTTTGTCTGGGTGGCAAAGCATCAGCTACAAATCGCGGTCAGAGTCTTAAGAGTttcatcaaagaaggcaaagagTACGTGCGTTTATCACTATACTGGTCACATACTTACTAATTGATGTTTTGTAGGAGTGCAACCATCGTTGTGCGCATCAAAAATCAAGGAGACGGTGCCTATATGCCGGATGATTATGGAAAGTCCATTGTAATTGAACGCCATTTTACGAAAGCTGGAACAAGTGGCTTCAAAATCAAGGCAGAGAACGGGCGTATAGTTTCCACCAAGAAAGCCGAATTGGATGCTATCATTGACTTTTTCACATTACAATTTGACAACCCGATGAATGTTCTCTCACAAGACATGGCCCGCCAATTTTTGAGCAGCTCAAGTCCTGCTGAGAAATACAAATTCTTTGTGAAGGGTGTTCAATTGGAGCAGCTTGATCAGGACTACCGATTGATCGAAGAATCTGCTGATCAGATTGAGGAGAAGCTTAGGGGGCGAGAGCAGGATATTATGATATTAAAACACCGCAAAGTTGCAGCAAACCAGAAATTGGACATGTCTGATCAACACGAATCCCTGAGGAACAGGGTCAGAAATGTCCG is a window from the Aspergillus oryzae RIB40 DNA, chromosome 6 genome containing:
- a CDS encoding M20 family dipeptidase (metalloexopeptidases), which translates into the protein MAPQLEPFFKQVDGLAESFIERLRKAVAIPSVSAQDENRKDVFRMAQFLASELEALGAEVHQRPLGKQPGKEHLDLPPVVIARYGNDKNKRTILVYGHYDVQPALKEDGWATEPFQLTVDNQGRMYGRGSTDDKGPVLGWLNVIEAHRKAGVELPVNLLCCFEGMEEYGSEGLEEFIQAESKGFFKDADAVCISDNYWLGTEKPCLTYGLRGCNYYSVGVTGPAQDLHSGVFGGSAHEPMTDLVHVMSKLVDTHGNILIPGIMDLVEPLTEEEKALYPNISYTMDDLHQSLGSKTSIHPTKERTLMARWRYPSLSLHGIEGAYSAPGAKTVIPAKVIGKFSIRTVPNMESEDVNKLVFDYIKAEFAKLNSKNTLDVWLQHDGKWWVASPKHWNFTAAGKAVKQVFGVEPDMTREGGSIPVTLSFEQATGKNVLLLPMGSSTDAAHSINEKLDKRNYIEGVKLLGAYLHYVAEEPMVAA